GTTCCACAAATCCGGCGATATCCGATTTTTTTAATTTGCCGTCCCTGAGAAGAAATTTAATTCTCTTCAATAAATCATGCTGACCCTGGGTTAGGGTAAATGCTCCAACAAGTAATTCACGGGGAACTTCTGTTTCGGAATTGATAGGGTAGTAACCATGTTGCTCGTTCTTATAACGATTTATCCAACCGACTATCTCTCGTTTTTGCTCATCAAATTTGATGTCGCTGTCTTTTGCTACCCGGAAGCAACCGTCATCCTTATAAACAAAGATCCCACCACCGATCCCTGAATAGGGCAAGGTCATTTCCGGATTGGTCGAGAAGGTTGCTCGACCGTCGATAATTGAAAGGCCGTCATTGACTATTCGTTCAATAGCAGCCTTTTTTGTTCCGTGAAAATAAAGCATAAGAAATCATTTCTTGCATACAAATTGTCCGAAAATCTAGTCTTAGCGCTGGCAGGCAGGACAAAAGTGCGTTCCGCGCCCCCCCAAAGTTATTCTTTTAATTTTTCCGCCACATTTTTTGGGGCAATTCTCACCCGTTTTCCTGTACACCTTCAGATGTTTGTGAGCCTCGCCAGGGGTTCCGTCGGCTTTAACATATGTATCAGCAGAAGATCCGCCGTATTTCAATCCAAGCTTTAATGATTTTATTATACCAGAAATAATTTTTTTCCATTCTGCGTCTTTGATATCTTTTACTTTCCGTGTAGGAATTATCCCGGCACAAAACAACGATTCGTCAGCATAAATATTCCCAATCCCTGCAATAATTGATTGATCCATCAGAAATAATTTGATTGGTCTATTGGGGATTTTTTTCGCTCGGTTTTTTAAATATTCTACTGAAAATTCACTCGAAAACGGATCGATACCGATATTCGCAAGTTCTTTAGTTTTTAGATTCTTTAGTTCTTCAGTTGAATACGACCTAACGTAACCAAACCGGCGCAGATCATTGAAATACAAAACACTTTCATCGTCGAAATGAAAAATTGCTCGCGTATATTTACCCGGCATTTTTTCATGCCAATCTTTCGATGGATGGCCGCCAGCCGTGCGATTGCGCAGGCAAAATTCTTTCTCTCCGGCACATTTTTCCCAAATAAGCTGACCGGTCATTTTCATATGAATTAGGATTGATTTTTTCGAATCCAATTTAAAAAGAAGCATTTTCGCGATTCGATCCACATTCAAAATCTTTGCTCCAATGACATCTTCTGGCTTAAGCTGTACGACTTTAGAATCGCGCGATTCGAAATCAGATATCGTTTTTCCCTTGATCTTGGCAACCAGCCCTTTTCTGATTGTCTCTACTTCTGGTAGCTCTGGCATAAAAATTCCTAATTTTCCAAATAAGTAATCACGGGCATTTTCTTAACTTTTTTAACGACTGCTCCCAATTTTTGACTCGCAGCTTTCATAATCCTTGCAACAGATTCCTGCTCTTCAGTATCGAGCTCTTCCCAGAAAACAGAGTTTCCCGTTTCAAGTGACAACAATTCTATCACATCATTCGCCGTTAATGGACCAGACTGCAACTCTTCTCTTGGCCTCGTTTCGAGTGATACTACTAGAGCATCTGTCATATCTTCTTCTGCTATCTTACGTTCTGCTAATTTTATTCCACCCAAGAGGGTTTGCCCATCCGGAGTCGAAGCATATTCTTCCTTCCATTCGGCAGGAACAAAGAATCCACTCTCGTGCAACATTCTCATCGCTTGCTGCGGGTCAAGGACACCTGCCCCATTAGCGCGAACAAATTCGGCAAATCGAGTCGTTAGCTTAGGCAAATTGTATCTGTAAGCTTCGAAATCGCGATCGTAAATTGTAAATAACTTATCCAAATCTCCGAAGTTGATTTCTTGCTCCTCGTTTTCTCTATTATAATTTTCCGCCCATTCGGACAATGAATGGCCGGTAGCCTTCGCATAAAATTTCTTCATTTCATCAGCAAGAAAGGCAACGCTAGCAAGATCAACATCCGCCTCTTTGGCTGTGCCTTGCCACAGATAATGCCGTAGCACTCGGAGAGAAGTCTCTCCTAGAGAATATTTGGTTTTTCCAACTGAATTAATTTGGTCCAGAACTGATTGTGCCTCTCGTAAAAATCCTAGATTGACATCTAACTCTTCTTTCTCAACTTCGGCAAAAATTCTGCGCGTTACATGTGACATAGCATTCTCATGAGATTCACCAAAAACGATCTCACCTTCCGGGTAGAAACGCCCTATTATTGGTTCGCAAACTTCAGCAAATTCTTGTGTTTCTCTCTCCCTTTGCTCAGGAGTTTTCATTTCTTCGCGCTTGATACCTCTCTCATCATTTGGATCAATCATATTGTTCCTTTCTGTTCAAATTATACCAGATTGTTTATGCTTCGCCGGATTTGACAAATTTTGCGCTTTGATATACGCTAAAAATACCAAGCATCGCATAGCAAAACAAAAATCAATCAAAACCAAAGGCACATCAAATGGCCTTTTTATGTTCCAATTTTTTGATTTTTGAATTTTGATTTTTGAATCTGAACGGAGTGAAATATGGATTTAGAAAATCCCGGATACTGGAGAAAACTTATCAACCAAGGGATGATTCGATTTTTTCTTTTAAAAGTTCTCTACAAAGACAAAGAAAGTTACGGATATAAGCTAGTCAAAAGAATTG
The window above is part of the Patescibacteria group bacterium genome. Proteins encoded here:
- the mutM gene encoding bifunctional DNA-formamidopyrimidine glycosylase/DNA-(apurinic or apyrimidinic site) lyase, whose protein sequence is MPELPEVETIRKGLVAKIKGKTISDFESRDSKVVQLKPEDVIGAKILNVDRIAKMLLFKLDSKKSILIHMKMTGQLIWEKCAGEKEFCLRNRTAGGHPSKDWHEKMPGKYTRAIFHFDDESVLYFNDLRRFGYVRSYSTEELKNLKTKELANIGIDPFSSEFSVEYLKNRAKKIPNRPIKLFLMDQSIIAGIGNIYADESLFCAGIIPTRKVKDIKDAEWKKIISGIIKSLKLGLKYGGSSADTYVKADGTPGEAHKHLKVYRKTGENCPKKCGGKIKRITLGGRGTHFCPACQR